The nucleotide sequence CttgtaaattataattagggcaaatgagatcaaataataataaaggttgTGAAGTAGTAAAGGATATCGTGGATCTAATTAAGTCAAATggagataataaaaaaaaagtaaaatgaatatgtgaacttaagaataagtgaattatttttacttattgtttaaaaaatattttttattttaaatcacactattaaattattttatcaaacatacttaatttacttaataacttaataccAAATACCCACGAAGGCTATAATGTTAAATAATAGTACAAATACATCATGTTTAGGTAGAAAAAATTGGATTGAGATGGAAGAAAATGGTATCTAAGTGTgaagaaatgaaatttatgtATCATTTTGCaagaatcaaagaaataaaatcctTTATGACATATGACAATTTGTGATTTGACGGATGCTTTTCAATAGGATGCCATAATATGAccctatttcttttttctttttcttttttttttttttttaaattttacaactATTTTTATCCCTACATATCTAATCTTGGATAACATCTATATGTGACTGGTGGAAAGGCTATGAAAAATTGATGAGACAAACAATTTAATGTGTGAGATTTGGTAAAGATAGAATGGGGTCTCTCCCTATACCAAAGTGTTGACCAAATCTAAACCACGAATTACTAGTGGAGACAGACGAATGTAGGAATGCCCCCACAAGTGTGACCaaaccaaaatatattttctgttttcaaaatttaaacctAGAGGAGAagggggaggaggaggagggtgGTGGTTGAccaccctttttcttttttcttttttttcttctctactcACATGTACACGTGCTCTTTCATCATTTGCTTAATTgaccattaatttatttaatcacatTTAGGGGTCACCTCTGTCCCCCCTTAAGCCACCCCATTTGGATcacaacatataataaaataaaatagctaTTATTGGTGAGATTGGTCCATTGGTTTTTATAATGTCCGTCCAATTTATTCATAACATTTGTGTAGGGAtaattttgtctttgtttttctaaaatgaTTGAATGGATCAATAATTACTTGTAATTTTGAGTGAAATTGCATATCACGTGATTGAGATTACCGTTTTACAATGATTCTATAAAACctttttataacatttgaatgataaaaaattttaaatattaaaaaagttaaaaacattttctaaaattactctcGAACAGACTATGAGAATGCgtgttaaaatgtttttatttaaagtatttttgtatttgctaatatttttacacaaagcatttttaataaaagtgttttttatataagtgattttaggaaaatcaCTTATGAAGTGTTGCTTCATAAAACAACACTATAAGTAACTTCTCAagactataagtgatttttaaaatttttaaaaatattttataaaatttgtgaaacatcaattttagatatatatataacactttttaggctaaaagcatttttttaaattattgttaaacaagttttcaacaaaagtgtctttttagaaagtgtttttagaagaatcatctattaagtgtttttctaaataaaaaaaaacactaaaagtgatttttcaatattataaatgatttttcaaaattttaaaagtattttctaaattttgttaaatacataatattttttaaaaaatatttttaaaattaaaagtatttttataaaatcgcTATGAAACGAACTCTAcatttattaaagaaatatattgaaGAATCTGctcaaacaatttatttttatgtaaaatttgatgaaatttaataGCTAGTAATTAATGGAAAAAGAATTAACCCAGATGAGTTTTGAATGTGCCTGTACTTTCCCCcgtaataaaaaaaagaagaagcttAAATAcaccaattaaaaataatattttgaaatgattctcaAACAATAgaaatttgattgaaattttaaaattcattctatcaaataatttaaatccaTTGCGAAATTAAGCAGGTGTTTGatcaatcaatttaataatttaaaatgatttaataatttaatttagatCATTAACTAAATGAAGTatgaataaaacaatttaatgatataatttaaagtcaaaaataattttaaataataaataaaaataattaaattattcttaacttaatatctttattttacctttttatcatCATATTTTCTAATTACCTCCACGATCTTCTTTACTATTTCACAATCTCAATTATTACTTGATCtcctttaccctaattataatttataaagataaatgtattaatttgataatttaaaataagttttatattaattttatggaACAATCTTAAtgcttaaagtaagaattaagtgatagattttaagtaaataacttaaatataatttaatttaaagtcaatttaaatcgttaagtaataaatattaaattttatcaaacaccttatataaaaataaaattactaaagtttcttgttcatttttattgaaatttaattgtcttttactaaaaaaatataactaattAGTGCAAATCATTGACATGTGTCACACGGTTTGAATATTTTCCTTTGCTTATCACTTTTTATGAAGTGACGGTTCTTTAGGGTTGGTTTCTAGTTTGAAATTGGTTGGGAGAATTTTCTTAGACTAGAAAAAATGAACCAGTCCTTTCACTTCACCAAAtttctatgttttctttgaCTAACCAATTTCATTTCACCAAAtttctatgttttctttgaCTAACCCATTCatgaaatcattttatttttatttgtctcCATTTTATTGGGAGGAAAGGATGATATAgaaaatcattcaaatcattttttttcaaacaaaaaaggTAATTATTTAGAGGGTGTtggataaatcaatttaattacttaaaataacttaataattttgtttaagttattaaacaaattaaatatattcgataaaataacttaatatcataacttaaaattaaaaataattttaagtattaaattaaaataattaatttattcttaatcttaaattttttttgttatcttatttGTTTCTATCTTATGAGAGTTTATTTAACAACCATGACTTGACAtatataactcattttttataataaatattttgaagttatcttatatatctaaaataatttaattatggatgttttataaataaatttattacttaaaattaataaaaaatgaattaaaaaccatgaaatatatattaattaaaattaatgaggtaCATGTTAATTTGGtgattagaataaattttaagttaaaattacaaaacaattttattacttaaagtaaAAAGTTTTAAGCAACaaattaagaacatttttttcatgaaaaaaatatattattatcataatttttaaaaattattattattattaatctagGGCCAGCCCTTTCTAGCTGTAAttgtgaataaaataataagaattgaTTTGAAAGCAAGCATCTCATCCTTTTGTCCAAAATGGCATGATACTGCATGGTCAGGCATTATTAATTAAGCACATAAGGTTAGAATAAAGTaacaaattaaaacaaataaaattaaaacaaaagtcCAACCATTGCTACTAGTACATATATTTTGCAACACATAAACATTGTTAGAATGCATAATATACATTGTAATTCCAAATTCTATGAGTttaagttttttgaaaaattgattatttatcgtaatattaaaattacaaactTTGTTGGttattcaacaaaaatttatatttattcaatcGTCGATGTAACTGGTTCAAGACCAGTTTGACGTGTACTTGGCTCAAAGGTCGAAGCGGATCGGATCAAACTCTGATCAATGGTTCAATCAATCAAACCAATCAATCtgatccaatttttaaaacattgttaatatatatatatatatatttcacaaagttattaaaatcaatctttgtaTTAGGTCTATATTAGATTATTGAAATAGCTCTGAATCTCTAAACAACTtcacatatttattttccaGGCATGATAACCCGTTCCATGcaatttttatgataataattGAGTGTGATGGAATGTAAAACCCTAATTAATTATAAGCGAGGTAAATATTATACTCTTTCACaccaaatattaatttgatatgattgagattaattataattataggCCATATTGTCATCATAACCTTTGATTATGGTGGGATGGTAATTCTACTTTAACATtgaccaaaaaaacaaaaaaaaacaattcaaattattctttatgATCAACTGTGCACAACTCAAAGGGTACCAACTCATTGCtcacaaaatttatttgattaataaatataaaaattataactacCAAAGTGCCCGCACCAAACGATTTTGgagcaattatttttttaaaaatgatgagaaattcgtacaattcttttttttttaaatggaatatTATATGcatcttgaaaagaaaagaataataaaaaaatctagcAAGTGGATTCTTTGGTTGTGTGTCTGATACTTCAATTAATAGTGTGAATGTTCTCTTCACCTTGCATGGCTTTTGATTTTTgtagaggaaaaaatggagcAGACTAGCTGTGTAGGGCGTCTTGTAGTATATTCTTTACCtgcatgaaaaaatattaaatatttattagaagAGTTAAATTCCATTTGAAATATGGGAAGTATTCACTGCagaatggataaaaaaaaaagtacaagaaaatttaaattcttttatttggtataccataaaaaaatataattaaaaaccatttgcaataaaattaatttggtactttatatattttctaaattttcatttttctataaaagataaaataaataatctattgAGTTTAAATctatttcttaatttcttaatttcttaatttcttttctttttttctctttttttttttcacatatcataattttcaaCATCCAACATCCCAATAGAGTATAAGTGATATAATGGGTAAAAATTGtcttgtattttaaaaactatttaggACATGAAATAAAGGGCTTCAAATATTCTATCCATGagatttaaatgaaaatgaaaataacatgattataatttatttaaaattaaagtttttacAGGAAAGCAAATACGTTCAATTTTGcctaaaaatattacaaaatttcttTCGAAAATTATTGACTCATCTATTAAtcgaatttatatatatatcctacttctcaatatctttttattaaaaaaagggttttatataaaaaaaaattattaactttatgaaaatagaatttATACTCACTAATGCCAAACCTTCAATTAATTGAGGTTACATGGGGAGCCCTTGGTTGCCATATCCAACCCCAACACCATTATAtactttatattataaacatgaatttaaaattaaggttTGATGGGGTTAGCATAATTGTGATGCATGCTCATTCATATGATATATAATCCTTCTTTTAACAATCCACTTTAATTAAGGTAATGCCTTAtactttttatcattatttacaTTACATGAATAGTATGAATATTGCATAATTAAGCATAACAATATTATCTTAGAgcaaattttaagattaaaaaaagaaaaaataaataaaaaagacatgAAAGGTGGCAAAATCTAAAGGGTTGTTTTGTGGGACCCTTGGGAGGTGCATCTTTCCATTggtttatgtatatataatgtGCAACACCCCCCTCACCCTCACCCTCATGCCCTCCACTCCTTTCCTCTCTCCTTTAGACTTTTCTTCTGATCTCTTTGTTCCTTTCTTTTTGCCCttgtttctttctctctttctttcttgcaGCTTCTACTCATAAGCCAGGTCCTAGTTTTGTCCCTTTCCAGAGCCAAAGTGACCTACAAAATAAGGGTAAGTTGTCCTTGGCTGCTTACCCTAAAAAGAGAGAGTAGGGTGGAAGGTGGAGGGTGGAGGGTGGAGGGGTAGGGTTTGAAGATGAAGGAGAGTGGTAGGAAGCAAGGTGCAGCCTCTCCATGTGCAGCTTGCAAGCTTCTTAGGAGAAGATGTGCTCAGGACTGTGTTTTTGCTCCTTATTTTCCTGCAGATGAGCCCCAAAAGTTTGCTAATGTCCACAAGGTTTTTGGTGCTAGCAATGTCAACAAGATGTTACAGGTTGGTTGTTCCTTAatttttcccttctcttttgtCTCTTTCCCTCTCAACATGAACactaaaataacttaattaggGTTTCTTTGGCCACTACCTTTCCATTTCCCTACTCACATTTTCATATCCCAAGTTTTGAAGAGAATTGTCATCTAAATTCAGTAAAACACTTGATTCTCTTTCATTTAAGGGACATCTTCCATTCTGGCAATCTGTCTAAAAAACCCACATGGAGCAAGTGCTTGGAAGTGGCTCTTAATTTAGACCCTACTTTTACACAGAGTAGGAGAGAAACAGTCTTAATCTAATTTACTAGTCAGTATTGTAAATATCTAACAATTGACCTTCATCGTCCACAAGAGATAGAATGCAACCAATGAAAAGAAGAAGATCAAGGTAAACAAATCTCAGTGACCGGTGTCCCATTCATCCCATCTCTTCGTTGCATTCTAccacaataaataaatgatatttttaggtTTGGAGGTTGTGGAGTTAATTTTCGTAACGGGTATATCACGTCACGTGaagtttttgtatttaattttgtcaaaatttcTAGTAAAAGATGGAAGCACGTGAAGTTGGTTGTCATCTGAATCTCTGATTATGTTTCGTATTGGGATAGTGGAGAGAGTTGGGAGTGAGGGTGGTATAGTGGTTTATAGGTAGGGTAGGGAGGGAGGGGCAGAGTCCTTTTTCATAGAAGGATGGTGTCCTTATCATCAAATATTAGGGCCACCAAAAGAGATCTTATTTCTCACAAGAGGGAGGCCCCACTATGCACATTTATAGAATCTGCTACCGATTAAAGTCCAAAAGAAGGGTTGGTAGGTGTCATGTAACTGACCCTGCACCTGCACCTGCACCCccttggaaaaaataaataaataaatatttttgaacttACAAGAGTTAGATTCAAATGGATGCAGGAGCTGCCGGTTGAGCAGAGAGGAGATGCAGTGAGTAGCATGGTGTATGAAGCAAATGCAAGGGTTCGGGATCCGGTTTATGGATGCGTTGGGGCCATTTCATCACTGCAACAACAAATTGACTTGCTCCAAACTCAACTGGCCTTGGCTCAAGCTGAGGTGGTGCACTTGAGGGTGCGGCAGGCTGCCTCTTTATCCACTACTCGTCATCCCATTAGCCCTTCCAACAGTGCTGCTTCCCCCTCCCCCTCGTCCAACTTCATGCCCCCTTCACATACTAAACCATTTTTTGAAATGGACATGGTTGTTGACCATGATAGCTTGGGAGAGTCTGTGTGGTACCCTAGCTAGCAACCTACCTACCTACCTACCTTTCCCAATCTCTCactatgcttttttttttttttttttacatatatatataatatatatatcgTTACTCTTAGATTTTGTACCccatctttcttcctttttttttttgtctctttatATCTGTATGTCTCCATTTCAAGATCCTTACTATACATCCACATTGGTGGTGGTGGCTGcggtggtggtggcggtggcGGCAACGGGCAGCCGCGATGATTGATGATTGATGATTGATGATGGTAGTATTAGGAGGCATTTATTTAGGTTTGAAAAGGGTGGTCTTTGTCATTAACAATATTGTAAATAGGTTATAACTTTATATGATGGGTAATTAAATAGTGGATTGTGAACATTTGACTTCCCATTGAATAGATGGTGCAGTAGTTGAGGGGATTATTATATTTGACTGTAGAGGATCATGCCCCAATGCCTTACTATTCAAAATTCTGGTTCTTCTTTTCAAGgagattttaaaaaacttaaaaattaaaacccttAGACATGAAAGGTTTTTATAGTGTGAAACTAGTCGTAGGGAATTAAAGTCTTGACATGCATGCCTTCTTTGACAAACATCTTTCCATGATGAAATAAGCTACACCATcctctttttaatttcaataggTAGGTGCTGGAAGAAGTCACCACCTACTTCTGAACAGATCCAGATCCAGACCCATATTAAAAAGACTGGAAAGTTTGGAAAGATGGAGAAAATATTCACTCTTGAATGGTTTTGCAATTATCCTTCTTGCCCAATTTTCCTAACATCCAAGGGAAGGctcaagaaaatattaaaggTGAGTTTGGTTTTTCAGTAGATGGATGAAGATAAGAATAAGAATGAATGTGAATTAAAATATAGGCAAAagggattttgttttttcataataaataattttttattatgataaatCAACTAAAAATAGTGAACAAATAGCTGTTAGAGAGGAGGCCCATTTAATAATTCATGAAGCCCATTCCTGGCCCAAAAGCTTTGGGCAATAATATATGTCCCATTGAGGCCCATATGAATTTCTAGCTTCCAAGTTCTCTAACATAAAGTCTCATTTCAAAGAATTGAAGATTAAACTGAAAAAAGGGAAGTAAATTTTGAAGTGAAAAGTTTaaagatgagaaaaatgaaatggataCTACCAGTGGAAGGAAATGCTTCCACCAGTTTAGACAAACTCCATGTTTAAATTTGAGATGGTTCTATGAATTTTTCCTTCAATGGTAATGTctcttttgttctataaaaacaataaattcttTTGTTAGTCGATCATTctaaatgggaaagaaaaatgaggaagaGGGGTGTAAATAATCATAGATGGAAAGACAAGGCAGACTTAGTGTTCAACACAAAGCATTAGATACAATTAAGtttacaaaataaacacaagAAATTTTTCACCTCTGACCCACTGGCCTCCACTCCTCTCTCTCACATGTAACTCCCAAATCTCAGGCCTTGTCTTCCTGTCAGCCAAAGTCTTTCCCACTGATCCAAACATGATGAAAAACTAAATCAATAATCATTAAAGACTATACTATAGATTAATTTTCTATCACATTACATTAATCACTATCAAGAGATCAATCATAGAACTCTTGGGGACTCCTTGGCCCATGTGATGTAGTTGTCAAGGCTATGTGAAATGCTTGAGAATCAAATTAAACATTGTGAGGGCCTCCACCCAGCTTAAACAGGGATTAGAGGGAATGGATACCCCATGGATCCCAAATCAAATCTCAAGTGGTCAAGTCTTTCAATGTATAACATGGATAGATCAAAGCATATTAAAACATagggaaaagaaaaggcaaataataatataaacctGGTGGTGGTGATGGTAGAACTTAGAAGAGAAATAATTAGACATCCTTGGCAATGAGATCACCATTGACGAACTCTCTGTAGGCAGCAACAGGCCAAATAAAGCCTCTGAAGACCAACCTAGAAGCCAAAGGCACATCAATGATGATCTCCTTCTGTGTTGGCTTCTTTTCATCCCTGATGGCTATCAGATAGCTCCTTCCAACCCACCCTATCCATCCAGCAATGTACAAAAACAATATCCCTGGTGTAATGAACTCTCCCCAGTGCCTCTGGTCCCCGCTCACTATCAAGTGTGGCAGCCCATCCGACCCACACAACAACCCTTGGTTCGCATAGTTTGTGAACCTCCTCTTTGTCTTCTCGATCGTCGCGTTTAAGGCCAGCGCTGGGGCTGAGTCCGGCGCGTACAGTTTCAGTG is from Vitis riparia cultivar Riparia Gloire de Montpellier isolate 1030 chromosome 10, EGFV_Vit.rip_1.0, whole genome shotgun sequence and encodes:
- the LOC117924025 gene encoding LOB domain-containing protein 4; translation: MKESGRKQGAASPCAACKLLRRRCAQDCVFAPYFPADEPQKFANVHKVFGASNVNKMLQELPVEQRGDAVSSMVYEANARVRDPVYGCVGAISSLQQQIDLLQTQLALAQAEVVHLRVRQAASLSTTRHPISPSNSAASPSPSSNFMPPSHTKPFFEMDMVVDHDSLGESVWYPS
- the LOC117924024 gene encoding photosystem I reaction center subunit III, chloroplastic — its product is MSLTIPTNLSKPLKPRLSSPSFQKARPMIVCSASTEPQPTNKSPLQAFSAALALSSIILAAPVPAYADIAGLTPCKESKQFAKREKQSLKKLESSLKLYAPDSAPALALNATIEKTKRRFTNYANQGLLCGSDGLPHLIVSGDQRHWGEFITPGILFLYIAGWIGWVGRSYLIAIRDEKKPTQKEIIIDVPLASRLVFRGFIWPVAAYREFVNGDLIAKDV